The genomic region GCGTCTTTCTCGTTCAGTAACACTTCCCTTATAATTTCAGAAGAATCTGCCTCATTACTTAAAGTCTGGAAAACGGGGTCTCCGGCTATAATTAATCTTGAGTTCTTCCCTGCCCTTATGAACAGTTCTAGCACGCTTTCGGGCTTCATTAGCTGAACGTCATCTAAAAATATTATCGAATCGTTGAAAGACCTCCCTCTTAAGTACCTTGAATCGAGTACTTCTATCTTCCCAGAAGAGAACAGATCGTCTATAGTTTTCTCTTCCGCAAAACCGCCCAGAACGTCCTTTATGTAATCCTTTACCATATCTTCATACTTTTCATACTCTTTTCTGGTTAATTCTTCCTGAGTTACTACGTCAACTATGGGCTTTGCTACAATTAATTTTCTAAATTTACCTGAAGACACTGCATCAATACTGTAAGCTAATGAGAATAGGCTTTTCCCAGTTCCAGTGGGACCAAATACTCCTATAATATTATAATTGGAATTAGTAAGTGCATTAAGTAACTCTTCCTGGCCTTTACTCATAGGTTTGATTGACTCGAGCATATGATAATTTTTGAAGAAGGATTTTTGAGGTTAACTCATCGTGCACGTATCCCCGTGCACTCCCAATTAATTACTTGCATGGAGAAATATTTAAGCTTGCACGTGCTCGATCTTTTACTTCGTAGTTGAATTCCTTAAATAATGACTAAAGATGAGGTTCACGTAGCAATTGATGAGGCAGGAAATCTAAATGATGAAAACCGTTTATAATTTCAGTAGTTTTAATTAACGATATAAACTGTTACCTAAATTTATACGAGGAAGCAATAAAGGATGCACAAAGGCTCACGGGCAAGAATATAAAATATTTTAAATGATCTGAAGATTCACCTAAGCAATTCAAGCTATGGAAGGACGTTAAAGGATTTTTCGTGAACAAGGTATTAAATAACCAACCGAGAATCTCATTAATTATAAAGAAGATAAATGAAACAAAATTAAGTAAGTACTCGGCGAAAATTTACGGAGAGATATTGGGCTTGCATCTAAGGAAATACGTAGCAGGCAAGAGCATCGTTGTTCATTATGATAGAACTCCTATATTGAGAGAAAGTGATAAACAATGCATTATCATTAATTTCCATAAATGGTGGCTAAAGTCCTTAGAGTCGATTTTACCGATCATGATAAATGCAAATTAATTCATTCTGCAGACTCTCTGACATAGTAAGAGAGCATATAATGAAAAATGAACTTAAAGAAGAATATAGACAAAGAGTGGAAGAATATTTTAATATTGTAATCAAAAATTTCAAAATAAAGGAGGTAAACATTAAACACTATCAATAGTCAGAAAGTGAAGTAGTATTTATCATAATTTATAAATTTAAGATATCATAATTAACTATGTCATCTATTTTTGACAGCATAAATTCCTGGAATTACAGACCTTTTAGAAGAATGGGAGTCACAATCTGCGAAGAACTGAGGATAGGTAAACTCGTTTCATCAATAATAAAGAGGATCAATCCTAAAAAAGTCCTGGAAATAGGTTGCGGTAACTGTTTAGTTACGTTAAGCGTTGAGAAAGAGACAAAAATTCCTTCCCTAATTTCAATAGAAGTATGGAACGAGGAAATTACAGACAAGGAAGTTAAGGATTATTTAAAAGGTGAGGATTACAATTTAGTGGAGAACTTGTTTCCTTTACCTTTTAAAGAGAAAAGCTTCGATTTAGCTTATTCTGTCCTTTATTTTTATAATAAAATAAGAAAGGAAAGAAACGACTTAGCCAATGAGGTAAGCAAAGTAATAAAGGATAACGGATATTTCATACTTATTGAACCAGAGATTGTTAGGAACATAAGGAAAGATTTCTTTAATGCAGGGTTTTCTGAAGTCGAATATCATGTAGACCAAGGAATATTCTTCTCACTAATGAAGAAAGTTGATACTAACATTCAAAGGAGCATTACGTGATAAGGTCTTGGTATTCCCAGCACTCGCATATTAGGGGTCGGACTTTCATTGAGGTTTCATGAATTTGTATTTAACCCCTCGTCCTCATACCCCTTGTCCGGCTCCCTATGCCATCTACGGGAGCGGTAGTTAAACCACTCCCTTCGAGGACATGGGAAGCCTCATCGAACCCATCCTCCCCCTCACATTGCTCCTCGAGTTCACTGTAGGGCCCTCTTCTACATGTTAGTATGTAACGGAAAAATTATAAACTTTCGTTAAGGGATAGTTAGGAATGTTGAATGACAACAAATGGCATTAATTTCACGGCTTATCTGAAACTGTTGACAACGGCAATAACCATAAACAGACTGGGAAAACGATATATCTTTTATTCTATGATATATCTTTATGAACAGAAGAACGCTAACCTATGCAGTTATAATAGTTATTATAACTTTCTCATTAAGGGCTTCAAATAATATGATAATTACGACTTTACCGCTCATTGCAAAGTACTATTTCCACTTTTCCAGCATTTTAATAGGGGTAATCTCTTCTTTAGCAATGCTCTCAGCTTTTATAGCTAGTGGGTTAATCAACTCAAGGCTTACGTCTTCTATAAGGAGAAAAGCGTTCATAACGTCTGCCATAATTTACTCAACGGCCTTCCCTTTATTTTACTTTTCAAATCCTTACAACGTTTGGTTGCTTACTTCCCTTGTAGGCTTCTCTTTAGGCATGATAATGCCTAACATAATCACATCTGCTGGACTTTTTCAAGATCAAAGAACCAGGGAAAGAATGCTCTCACTTTATACACTAGCTTTAAGTACTTCACTCATCATAGGGCCTTTAATAGAGTCAGCAATACTTCTTAAGTTTACTTTATTCCAAGCTTTCCTATTTTTCTCAATACTTCCGGCATTAGTTGCAATATCTTCTTTCCTAGTTAAATTTCCGGAAGAGGAAGAAAACGAAAGAGTAAAAGTAAAGGTTTGGAAGAACCCTGGCTTTAGAATATCAATACTCCTTAATTTAATGTATGCATTACCTTTTGGTACTCTTACCACTTTCGGAGGAATTTATGCGGTAGACTCATTTCACGCATCTTATTCCTTGGCGACTGCATTATTCGGAATGTTCTTTGCGACTTCCTTTTTAGGTAGGTTGATGATGACTATATTGCCTCCAAGAGATCTAGGGTTGCCAATATGGATTTCGGCTAGTTTAACTATAATAGGCTTATCTGCAATTTTCTTATCAAATTCTCTCATCCTTTACATAATCGCGTTAATAATACTAGGAATACCTCACGGCCTGACTTACCCCACTTCACTAATTGCACTAACAAGAAGCTTTCCTGAGGAAGAAAGGAATGTCGCCAATAGTTATTTTTCAGCTACGATGACTGCCTTTACTTCCTTCGTACCTATAATTATCTCAACTATAGTGAACTCTATAGGAATAAGGTATTCGTTTGCTTTGCTAATACCAGTATCTTTAGCATTCTTCATTGGAGTATTATGGAATGAAAGGTCTATCTGACGATTATCGGCTAAGATATTATCCTAATTAATGATTTTCTCTTATGAAACTTATTATTATCTTAGAGTTGATAGAAATACATAGAAAATTGATATCATTTTAAGAGATTTAATGCCTTCAATAAGTTAAACAGTATAGAATTTATTGATTTTTTTCAAATTAACTCAATATAATGAGAAGTAAGCTAAACTCGAGAAATGCTAGAGGAATTAAGCAACTTTATGAAACTTAGCCTTTAGAATTAACTATCGCCTATCTACGAATTTAAGAGATTATTTTAGAATTACTGTCAGCGAACTATTGATAAAATCTATTATCATTATTTCAGATATGTTCTTGAGAAAATTAATAGAAATCAAAGGAAATCTTCCATGATGAATAACATAAGAAATCTTGTATACTTTATCTCCTAAGCATAAGATTGCGTCGTTCCCTGCATGCAATGTCACAGATCCAATAACAGTAGAAAACTTTTCAACCTTAGAAGGACTTAAGGATAATTCACTTGCTATATTAGCAGGGATAGCTATATCATAGCCTATAAATCCAGTATCTATTTTAAAGCTAGTTTGAAATAACTTCCTAACATTATTTTATAACCTTTTAGATGAATATTAACACGTGATAATCTGCACTACAGTTAACGATAGCATGAAATTTGAAATTTTCTCCAAAGCGAAATACCTAGTATTAATGAATGAAAATGGAGAAATTATAGAAAAAAGAAATAATCCTGCACTCAACTCTCCAATGAAAAGACCTGCTGTTGCTAAAGAATGCGTAGAGCTTAAGGCAAACGAAGTTATAGCTCCTCACGGTTCATTATGCTTCCCTTCATATAGGATATTAAAGAAGGCAGGAATAAAGATGTTAATAGCAAATCCAGGAGAGGACTTAAGAATTAGCAACTTAAAAGAGGTAAATATGAAGGAAGTGATATACTCCAGCTTTTTAGCAATGAAAGAAAGAATAACAGAACATTAAAGCTTTCTCACTTTTAATATTCTATGCATTTACTTTACTCTACTAGGGATGAAGTTTTTAATAAAATTTCTTTACTCCCTGTTGGCAGTATTGAACAACATGGACCTCATTTACCAATGGGCACAGATGCAATTATTGCTGAAGAGATTGCTAAGAGAGTAGAGAGCGAATTTAAAGACGACGTGCTATTATTCCCTACAATTTATTATTCATGCTCTATCGAACATAGCGGCTTGCCTTATGTTGGAGTATCATATATTACATTCTATAACTACTTAGTAGAAGTAATAAAGAAGGCCTTAGAACTCTCGAAGGCAGTAATAATAGTTAATGCACACGGAGGAAACCAAGCTATTCTAGAAGTGGTAAAAAGGGAAATAAATCTAAATAGAGAAGATAACAAAAAGGAGAGTAATAATAACAAAAAAGTATACGTATTTTATCCTGACTATAATTTCTTTCAAGGCGAGGACTTGCATGCAGGAACTGTTGAGTCATCGGCTATAAAATATCTTTATCCATCCATTGTCAAAGAAAGCAAGGTTGGCAAAGATTTTTCAGTAAAAGAAGGAGTATTTGATACAATAACAACAGCAGAAGCTAATTCTCAAGGAATTATAAATATTGGAGAATTTAAAATTGATATAAATATTGGAGAGACATTTATAAGGCATAATATAAATAAATTAAAGGAATTGGTTCTTAAAATACTGAAAGAAAATAAATAAAAGGCATTTATTATTTTCTAATTATAGAAATTTTTTCATTTCATCTAAACTGGAACGCATACTATTTTTAAGTATTAATAGTGGAATAGCACATAAAGATCTTGAGCTAAAATGGTAAAAAAAAATTAATTATACCTATAATACTAATATTGATATCAATAATATTAGTGGAACTGATTCAATCATTTTCTTTTACTACAGTAGAAAATTTAAATGTAAATATGACGCATAGATTATCTGGTTGTAATTTTATACAACTGGTGCCCACTACGCAATATTATAACTACGTAGGATATAATAAAACTAGGCTAATATATTGTAATTTGTGGTATTTCAATATAAGAGGCTTGGAAGTAAACGTAATAACTACTCCTAAGTGCATGATAATAATAAGTAATCAAAGTATATTAGCAATAGGTTACATAGTTCCGGGCTATTATAAGGAAATTTCAGTAGATTATTCCTATAATTTACAAGGAGCTTTTGGAGTCTTCTTAAAGATATTCTGCTATACTGGAGGATGTATGCAAGAGAATATGTTAAATTCTATAGTAATAGCGTTTTATAAGCCACCTACTGCTCATCCGCCTGATGCAGTATTTTGTTATAATGTTACTTTCCCAGTTATAATAAATGGTACAGAAACTAGTGTTGGGTTTGGAGTTTATAAAAGTCCAGTACACTTATTTTATATACCTTATAGGTCTCTTTTCGGTAACATAACATTATACGTTAATTACTTTACTGAAAATGCTGGATATAATAAACCTTACTTTAATAGGAATATTTAACCATGCAGCAGTTTCTACAGAAAAAGGTGCAGTAGCTAAAGCTATAGTATACAATTGGTTTATAATACAATGCCGTAAAGTTCCAACACCTCCTATGCCGATAATTTTAAAGAATGGCCTACTTCATGTTAATGACAAAACTTACGTTGCTCAAAACTCTAGAATTATGATACCCAAAATAATAAATTGCATCAAAGCTGTATCAAATTGTAGCAATTCATTAGCTTACGTTGAAAGTAACTTTAGTACAGTAAGAATGGAATTTTGTATAATTAACGGAGAGAACTTCTTCGGGGCTAAAATATCCTCTAGTTCAATGGTGTACATGTTCTTATACTCCTCAGTAGAGAAGAATAGCTCTTGTGTAGTTTATATTCCTTTGATAGTTAACGGTAAGACAGAAATTGTAAAGTTTTACGAAATTAAATGCGGGGACATTATCTATCTATATCCTCAAAATAATATTGAAGGATGCGTTACATAAACTTCAAGGTATTGGAGACATATTTCCATCTTACAGAAGTTAAAGGAATATCAATAGGAGACGTATATCCAGGTTGCTCAATTAATTTTGTTATGTCTTATCAAGAGGTTTCTCCTATAAAAGCTAAAATTAGAGTGAATTCTGAGGTACCATTCTATTATATAAACGGAACTAAGTATTATACTAACGAAACTTATCAAGTTTGTGTTCCTGCAATTATATGTATTCCAAATAACTTAACTGTAGATTTAACTAGGTATTTGCTGAAATGCGTTAAAATTTGCAATTTAACTTTACCCGATAAGCTTATCTTAGGCTGTGGATGTTATAATATCACTGCTAATTACAATATTCAATATTACTTATCAGTTCCATTTAATTTAACGGGTTACGTAAACGGTGAAAAAACTATCATTTCGTCTGGGTGGTATAATGCCGGTGAAGTAATTCAAATTGAGAATACAACCTACTATCCTTGCGAATATGAGAGATATATTATTACGTCCATTAAACCTTCCTCAACTTTCGTAATTAATTCCCCTATTAACGTCAGCGTTTCCTTTATTGTACAATTTTACATATGTGTTAAAAGTAACATTACACTTCATGCCTTAATCAACGGAACAAATAATACTCTAACCTCTGGGTGGTATAATGCAGGCGATGTTATTCATGTAGAGAACATAACTTATTACTCTTGCCCATTTACTAGATTTATCTTGATTAGTGTTAATCCTGCCACTTCGTTTACTTTAGATTCTCATATGGTAATTACAGCCAATTGGTTAGAGCAATTCTACGTAAGTGTTAACTGCGAAACTATAGCTATAATAAACTGCCGTAATTCAACATTTAAATCAGGTTATTATAACGACGGAACTACAATTAAAATTAATCAATATCAATATATAAATTCTACAGAAAGACTCTTAATACTAATGGTTTCACCAAAGAATTATTGTATAGTTGTTAATAGCCCAATCAACGTTACGTTATCTAAAATACTCCAATATTACGTATGTATAGTATTACCTAATGGGACAATAAAAGGATGGTTCAATGCAAACTCCACGATAACATTACCGCAGAAGATAGAAGTTAATGGAGTAACTTACGTACTTAAGGGAAGTAACCAAATAGTCATCTCTCATCCTGGAGTAATTAAACCATGTTACTTAGTTCAACAATGTACAAGTACTACCACCAGTACTTCAACTACTAGTAGCACTACAAGTACGGAAAGTACGACGACAACATCTACTACGTTAACATCAACAATTCCTTCTACAATGTCCCAAAGCGCACCATCACAAATAACACATGTGTCGACGTCTGTTTACTTACCAATAGTCATAAGCGTAATGGTAGCTATAGTAATAGGAGCTGCAATATTAATAAAGAGGAAGTAACGTTAACTTAGCAATTATCTAGCTCAAAGTCGAAATTATATTCTCTTTTTTCTTCTTTCTTTTTAGCTTTATAATTTATCTATTACTATATTCTCTTTATCAAGTTCTTTTAGCCTTTTATCTAAGGAGAGAAACTTTAGATTATAAGCCTTTGCAGTATAATAAATTATCATGTCTATCAAGTCGTTATGCCTTCTGTCATTTACTGCATTAATGTATGCTGAAATGGGTATTTTTAATAAATGGTATGTTTTAAACACGCTCTTCAAACCAGTTCTTACAATTTTAAAATCCACATTATTACCTTCTTTTAATAACCTTCTAATTATCCACATTGCTTCTAGCAAAGATAATTCTGTGTAATATATTTCGTGCTTATCGAATTCCTTTATTAAATTTAGTACGCTTTCTCCAACATCTATACCTAAAGCAGGTAATATAAAACTTGTGTCAATTAGAATTTTCATATTTGTTTTGCTCTTCTTCGCTTATTTTTTCTATTTCATCTAAAGATATTTTAGCAAATTTCTTACCTTTTAATGAAAGCAGTATCGCATTATCTTGCTCTAAAATTATCTTATTATCCTTAACTCTTAAAGACAAAATATCGCCATCCTTTATGTTAAGTTCCTCTGCTACAGCTTTAGGAATATGAATAGTCAATTTCTTGCCCACACGTACTTTAGTTTTCATAATATGAAATAAGTCTGACTAATATAAAAATATTCACCCTATTGTATGTGCACTTTCTACAAGGGGCATTAGAAAAACTTTATAAGACGTAACAATTTTCTTATCTTGTGAAAAGTAGGATAGTAATATTTATTTCTATATTAATAATTTCATTAATAACTATAATATATGCATATAATGCATATTGTTATTATCATATTGAACAACAATATGAACCTATAATTAGCTCCTTAAATGCAGGCCGTACGATAAGTGAATCCAATTGTTCAAATGGAATTAAATTAACTGCGACATTTGCTGTTCTTAACAATGGGCTCGTGTTATTTAATAATATGCATAATCAATGTCGGAGATAGAGTTGTAAACTATACTTTCACTATAAACCTGTATCAGCTCAGTGGTAATTACTGTGAGCTTGGACAGAAATTAGTATACTTCAGTATATATAATAATTCCGAGTGCTTCGATTTATTTCCAATACTTCCTGGAAGTACTGCAATATTCTTCCAAAATACGACTATCCACATTTATCCTGGAGAACGTCTAGTTTACTATTACGAAATTAAGGGATATTACCAATCATCATTATCATACAAGTTTGTACCATTTCCCCAGGAAATTATACTATAAAAGTTTATGATGTATTTAACCAACAAGCTACTCTACATGTTCAATTAAGATGAGCTTCATGTAAAAATATATTCTTCTTTTGTTGTAATACATTTTATGACTAAAGTAATTAAGAGATCAGGAGAAGAGGAAGAATACCTCTCAGATAAGCTTTATAATGCATTAATAAGGGCGGGTGCATCAGATGAAGTTGCAAAGGAAATCGTAAAAGAGATCGACGAACGGGTTAAGGAGAGAGAAAAGATTTCAACAGACGAAATAAGGAGATACGTTTTAACTAGGTTACAACAACTTGAGCCTGAAGTAGCAGATGCGTGGCCAGTTCTACGATAGAGTATTTAAAGGAAGAATAACCTTTGAGAACGGTAAGGCAATAGTTGTTGATAAAGGAAAACTGTACTTAGGTAGGAAAGTTAAGGATTTTAACGGTAAAGGACTTGAAAACGCAGAGCAAGTTAAGGAAATTCTGGATGAGCTTAAAGAGGACATGGACTACGGCCTTAGTCCCAAAGTTATTAACGCAAGGCTTTATGCATTATTTATGGGCGTACTTCACAAGAAGGATATGCCAGAAAGCGAGAAGGAGAAAGCTATAAAATACATTAACGATTTCAGGGAAAGTTTAGGCTGGAAGCCTTATGAGCTAAAGTATCCTTTACAATAATCTCCTTTCTTTTTATTCTTACTTACATTATTGCTTCTAACATGTTCTGGAATTAATAGTAATAATCAAGGAAAGAGAATATTGAAATTAATACTACGAGCCCGTAATTAGCGATATAACAAATCTTTATAATTCAATAAAATTAAATAATTATATGTGAAATCGACTATAACTGTCAATAAAGAGGTTAAGGAACTCTTAGAGAGGAAAAAGAAGGAGTTGGAAATTAAATTAAATAAACCACTAAGCTGGGATGATTTCTTTAAGTATATATTTACGGAAAGAGAAGAAAAAATGCCAAAACTAAGCTACGAGGAGGCTGAAATTCTTAAGAGGATAGTTGAGGAGGATAGAAAGAATTGGAAAACAAGGGAATTTGCGTAGATACTGATA from Acidianus ambivalens harbors:
- a CDS encoding methyltransferase domain-containing protein — its product is MSSIFDSINSWNYRPFRRMGVTICEELRIGKLVSSIIKRINPKKVLEIGCGNCLVTLSVEKETKIPSLISIEVWNEEITDKEVKDYLKGEDYNLVENLFPLPFKEKSFDLAYSVLYFYNKIRKERNDLANEVSKVIKDNGYFILIEPEIVRNIRKDFFNAGFSEVEYHVDQGIFFSLMKKVDTNIQRSIT
- a CDS encoding MFS transporter, with protein sequence MNRRTLTYAVIIVIITFSLRASNNMIITTLPLIAKYYFHFSSILIGVISSLAMLSAFIASGLINSRLTSSIRRKAFITSAIIYSTAFPLFYFSNPYNVWLLTSLVGFSLGMIMPNIITSAGLFQDQRTRERMLSLYTLALSTSLIIGPLIESAILLKFTLFQAFLFFSILPALVAISSFLVKFPEEEENERVKVKVWKNPGFRISILLNLMYALPFGTLTTFGGIYAVDSFHASYSLATALFGMFFATSFLGRLMMTILPPRDLGLPIWISASLTIIGLSAIFLSNSLILYIIALIILGIPHGLTYPTSLIALTRSFPEEERNVANSYFSATMTAFTSFVPIIISTIVNSIGIRYSFALLIPVSLAFFIGVLWNERSI
- a CDS encoding NifB/NifX family molybdenum-iron cluster-binding protein, yielding MKFEIFSKAKYLVLMNENGEIIEKRNNPALNSPMKRPAVAKECVELKANEVIAPHGSLCFPSYRILKKAGIKMLIANPGEDLRISNLKEVNMKEVIYSSFLAMKERITEH
- a CDS encoding creatininase family protein; the encoded protein is MHLLYSTRDEVFNKISLLPVGSIEQHGPHLPMGTDAIIAEEIAKRVESEFKDDVLLFPTIYYSCSIEHSGLPYVGVSYITFYNYLVEVIKKALELSKAVIIVNAHGGNQAILEVVKREINLNREDNKKESNNNKKVYVFYPDYNFFQGEDLHAGTVESSAIKYLYPSIVKESKVGKDFSVKEGVFDTITTAEANSQGIINIGEFKIDINIGETFIRHNINKLKELVLKILKENK
- a CDS encoding PIN domain-containing protein translates to MKILIDTSFILPALGIDVGESVLNLIKEFDKHEIYYTELSLLEAMWIIRRLLKEGNNVDFKIVRTGLKSVFKTYHLLKIPISAYINAVNDRRHNDLIDMIIYYTAKAYNLKFLSLDKRLKELDKENIVIDKL
- a CDS encoding AbrB/MazE/SpoVT family DNA-binding domain-containing protein; the protein is MKTKVRVGKKLTIHIPKAVAEELNIKDGDILSLRVKDNKIILEQDNAILLSLKGKKFAKISLDEIEKISEEEQNKYENSN
- a CDS encoding ATP cone domain-containing protein; this translates as MTKVIKRSGEEEEYLSDKLYNALIRAGASDEVAKEIVKEIDERVKEREKISTDEIRRYVLTRLQQLEPEVADAWPVLR
- a CDS encoding VapB-type antitoxin → MKSTITVNKEVKELLERKKKELEIKLNKPLSWDDFFKYIFTEREEKMPKLSYEEAEILKRIVEEDRKNWKTREFA